The following DNA comes from Acipenser ruthenus chromosome 58, fAciRut3.2 maternal haplotype, whole genome shotgun sequence.
caacagtctctagacacgggttgtaccgacagactggaaaattgcaaacgtaataccgatccacaaaaagggagacaaaaccaaaccaggtaactacagaccaataagcctgactactattatatgtaaactcatggaaactatagtaagatccaaaatggaaaattacctatatggtaacaatatcctgggaggcagtcagcatggttttaggaaagggagatcgtgtctaactaacctgcttgacttttttgaggattcAACATCGACaacggataactgcaaagcatactattattattattattattatttatttcttagcagacgcccttatccagggcgaattacaattgttacaagatatcacattatacattatttcacattatacagatatcacattattttacatacaattacccatttatacagttgggtttttactggagcaatctaggtaaagtaccttgctcaagggtacaccagcagtgtcctccacctgggattgaacccacaactctccggtcaagagtccaaagccctaaccactactccacactacaatCTGTTTCATAGATTACTAATGTGACATAACAAAATCAGAATGATCTACAAGATGATGAATGGTCCAAACAAGATGTAGTTCATATGTTCCACCCGTGAGTGTACATTTTTTATCTGAAATGATTAGGAGTCAGActatttatcaagcaagtttattcttttgttttcagtaaatatttatgtattttagttCAGTTTAGTCCTGGTGTTTACGTATCCTCAAGTGGCTGAAGATCTGTGAATTCTCTTGTGTCCTTCAAGACCCAGCAACTGACTGAACTCACCTGTGAGTTTTATCGTGTCTTTtaagtgactgaaactcttcagaCATTCACTGCATTGAGAAGATTTCTCTCTTTGTGAGTCCGCTGGTGGATTTTCAAGGAACTTAAATATGTGAATctcctcccacactcagtgcagtgataaggcttctctcctgtgtgactgcACTGGTGTGATTGAAGATTTCCGAACTgcgtgaatctcttcccacactcagtgcagtgataaggtttcactcctgtgtgaacacgctggtgtgttttcagattttgtAACTgcgtgaatctcttcccacactcagtgcagtgataaggtttctctcctgtgtgaatgcgctggtggattttaagattttgtaacagtgtgaaactcctcccacactcagtgcagtgatgaggtttctctcctgtgtgaatgcgctggtgtcttttaaggtttgataaataactgaaactcttcccacaatcatcACAGGGAAATGGAGTCCCTCTTGTGAGATTTCCTTTAGCagctagagaaaaaaaagagaagagaccaaggttattgtacagcattcttacacattcactcttctgcagagcttcccctcataaccatgaccaactcctagagtgaactctgatgagaatacagtcaaacccgcttaatatcactcctgttaataccagcctccttttattatcatcacattgaaatttGCCAGGTTGAATATAATGGGTGTCAATGAAGACAAATGCTTGAGGATATTACTTTGATTATCAACACACTCTGGTTAATATCAGGTCACTGATTTccacccacttaatatcactttgagGAATAAAAGTATTAGATCAGTTTTATATGcaagtgctgtattgaaatgtttcttctggtgacacttagcaacctgactggatttggcatcacccagtgatgagaCACGTGATCtcagcaccactataaagctgagggagcagcacaactgcaaacagtctaccagaaacagggaaaggcaaagatctaacagcattcaaaACAGGCAAGATAGCGGGTGCACATCTAGCAGATGCCACAGTAGGAAGTATAGTTATGTTGCAAGCCtttgacatagtggttgggcagccTCCCTAGCTTAAATTGAGGTAGAACTGACAAAAATATTAATCTTCAGTACTAGGGGCGTGCAGAGGGTGCTTTATCTATATCTGTATTCAGGGACGTCATATTCATTATGCAGAGCGCAGCCGGATCTGAGCGTGGTAAAACTGGAAGTACTCTGAGGAGTCCAGAttgcattaaaacatttatttgacaaacaatttaaaattatttggaggcTCTAGACagttttcttttacttttgtgTGTAATTAAGTTTAATTAGGACTTTGGGCATGATGCATCAAAAGTCTATATAAAGGGCACTTGCTTCTTGTGGGTTATTTTAGTATCTACAATTATTTCAATGTTTATGCAACAAGTCAACACGTAGCTTCTTTCCAAAATGTGCAACTCAAATGCTGCAATGTGTTGTTTCCctaggttaaaaaaacaacaacaaagcaacaaaaatataggaagttgtgtggtccagtggttaaagaaaagggcttgtaaccaggaggtccccggttcaaatccctcctcagccactgactcattgtgtgaccctgagcaagtcacttcacctccttgtgctccgtctttcgggtgagacgtaattgtaagtgactctgcagctgatgcatagttcacacaccctatgcCTTGCCTtgtataaaggtgtctgctaaataaaacaaataataaaaatggccGATCCTTACACTATTAGCATAAGTGTTCCAACCCCCACAAAGCTGTGATTGACTGAATTACTCTCTTAAACTGTGATTGGCTGAATTATTCTCCCTGTAGACTTGATAAGCATTACAGCAGACCAACTGCAATCTACCAGGAAGTGTTAGTGTCTTTATTCATTACTTGGAAAAAAGGCGATATGTGTTAGAGGTACAGATATGATATTCATATTCATCACGCCCATATTCAGCAAACTTCTGGAGTTCAGTAACCAGTTTCTGCGAGATTAGTAGGCAGCtcaatgtttcttgttttgtataattacctctaaatcccagttcacattcaggtggacaatcatcacacaggctggatcccagctgcttgttctcctcaagtgtacagacattattttcagcaggaacttcctctgcgatggggacacattcctgttctatgaattcctctttaataggaacacattccagtcgagggacctcttcatctttaacacatgtcagctctgtacCCTGCTTTAGACTTGAACACCACTCCTGGTTAAATGACTCCTGTAGTGTGTAAACTGCTTTTATCCTTGgaccctcctgtgcttcagatttaggCATTGCacggctctctttgggatctgtgtgaaagaaaattgcacaaaattatttactagccaggttcctctacaaagccagccccttgtcagaattcTACTGAGAGATGTCATTGGGTCATTCTGGTGGAACAATTTATGAGGAGgggtttttaaaactgtatttatttatttttaaatggatataGTGCTCCCAGTTACATTACCCTGCTTTTAATGccaccaataaaaaaaatttacCCTCACTGGAACAAACAGTTAAGGAATACAGCGAGCGTCCTCTACTAACACAACCAAGTCAATACACTCTTTACTCCCAGGAGCTTGACCGTGGAAGTCTGTGAAAATGCATCATTTCCCAGAATGCCTTAAACAGGTACAGAACTGATAGTTTAAGTGATCAGCTAACCTGAGACAGCTGTGTGTGATTTACTGTGAGAAGGTCAGTATAAAAGTCCTGAGTAAACAAGCCTGTGTGGCTGTGCGAGGGTGAGGACCTGTTTAGAGCCGAGTCCTGACAAAGAGACTGTATTATTGAATCAGTCTTCTTGGTCGTGTCTCCAGTCCAAGCTTCCATATGGCCTTCTCCCAGTATTGTGCACAGGCCATCGCTTGTGGTGTAAACAGATCTTGTGGAGTGCATTGAATCAGTGAACTAGAATCTGTGCTTTTGCAACTTTATTACTGTGAATGTTTGGATTTTGTCATTAAGCAGATCAGCCATCTGACAGAATTATAATCTATATTGAGTTCAGTTAGCCCTCCCAAAAGGAGTtagggtttgttttgtgtattactTGCTTTAACTTAAAATTATCACACCTTAAGGCACAGAGCGCAGTGTTTGACAAACATACAGGTATTGCCCTGTTTAATAATAGTATTGTAGCAGTGTGTTTTGTCC
Coding sequences within:
- the LOC131724989 gene encoding zinc finger protein 239-like, with amino-acid sequence MDVSVSVSFFQDELASTIEHAVKAAVDTVLCQITKVVGGKFTEFRMEMAGKEKENESLKLRLEISESELKAVRECMNAADADIKQPLRNMNPDCNEQDFQRNEIQGLFQDPKESRAMPKSEAQEGPRIKAVYTLQESFNQEWCSSLKQGTELTCVKDEEVPRLECVPIKEEFIEQECVPIAEEVPAENNVCTLEENKQLGSSLCDDCPPECELGFRAAKGNLTRGTPFPCDDCGKSFSYLSNLKRHQRIHTGEKPHHCTECGRSFTLLQNLKIHQRIHTGEKPYHCTECGKRFTQLQNLKTHQRVHTGVKPYHCTECGKRFTQFGNLQSHQCSHTGEKPYHCTECGRRFTYLSSLKIHQRTHKERNLLNAVNV